The Trichocoleus sp. FACHB-46 genome contains a region encoding:
- a CDS encoding DUF433 domain-containing protein, with translation MSAWFVLTLIEAGWSQEDMAKHYDSIQPEAIAAVFQWCEEQQNLRAVLDALREVP, from the coding sequence GTGTCTGCGTGGTTTGTCCTGACTTTAATTGAAGCAGGATGGAGTCAAGAAGACATGGCCAAGCATTACGACAGCATTCAACCTGAGGCAATCGCGGCAGTGTTTCAGTGGTGCGAGGAACAGCAGAATTTGAGGGCGGTTCTTGATGCCTTGCGTGAGGTCCCTTAG
- a CDS encoding site-specific integrase → MIITSGRNEGGSMKVDGHGQAKILTPYEIAKLFESFEGDRDRALFGTCLYTGCRINEACSVLIPDAYDSRGVRTKIMIRKSHTKGQQETRQVPVNSVLKGYLEAYWAMVGKQYLFPGRHGRGYINPKSADEILREKCDRLGLVGVSTHSFRRTALTQMHNAGVPLRVIQKISGHRSLQSLQQYLEVSELQLEGAIAALSF, encoded by the coding sequence ATGATAATTACTTCAGGTAGAAATGAAGGTGGCTCGATGAAGGTAGACGGCCACGGCCAAGCCAAGATTTTGACGCCCTACGAGATTGCCAAATTATTTGAGTCGTTTGAAGGCGATCGCGATCGAGCGCTCTTTGGTACTTGCCTTTACACAGGGTGCCGCATCAATGAGGCTTGCTCCGTTCTCATCCCAGATGCTTATGACTCCAGGGGAGTTAGAACTAAAATTATGATTCGCAAGTCCCACACGAAGGGACAACAGGAGACGCGCCAGGTTCCTGTGAATTCAGTCTTGAAAGGATACCTGGAAGCTTACTGGGCAATGGTGGGTAAGCAGTATCTCTTCCCCGGACGGCATGGGCGCGGGTACATCAATCCCAAGTCAGCGGATGAGATTCTCAGGGAGAAGTGCGATCGCCTGGGGCTGGTTGGAGTTAGTACGCATAGTTTTCGACGAACAGCATTGACCCAAATGCACAATGCTGGGGTGCCACTGCGAGTCATTCAGAAAATCTCTGGACATCGAAGCTTACAATCACTCCAGCAATATCTAGAGGTTTCGGAGCTGCAACTGGAGGGGGCGATCGCGGCACTTAGTTTCTAA
- a CDS encoding ATP-binding protein: MGLAIVKQVVEQAGGTISLTSEVNVGTTFTVTLPLSQ, from the coding sequence TTGGGGTTGGCAATTGTGAAACAGGTCGTTGAGCAAGCGGGTGGAACGATCTCGTTGACCAGTGAGGTCAATGTAGGGACAACCTTCACTGTAACCTTGCCGCTCAGTCAATAA